One Rhododendron vialii isolate Sample 1 chromosome 2a, ASM3025357v1 genomic region harbors:
- the LOC131317925 gene encoding LOW QUALITY PROTEIN: SUN domain-containing protein 5-like (The sequence of the model RefSeq protein was modified relative to this genomic sequence to represent the inferred CDS: deleted 3 bases in 2 codons; substituted 3 bases at 3 genomic stop codons), whose amino-acid sequence MSFVIFMRQEKGGIASNRQANITYRLEPDGTSXNYASAAKGAKDGQVAHNKEAKGASNILGKDHDKYLRNPCSVVGKFVIIELAEETLVDTVKIANLEHYSSNFKEFELSRSLFYPTETWPPIGKFVAANAKNAQSFKLPEPKWVRXLIKLNLSXSHYGSEFYCTLSVVEVYGVDAIERMLEDLIVASEQSATVKLPDPNSTVLPSSIPESEISEQKIDGEVQKAVHTSSQGIEGIDEPQKPNLHLKSPVTSNIPYPVMEIRQQPNGRIHGDAALKILMQKVRSLEINLSVLEEYIKELNEDKGT is encoded by the exons ATGAGTTTCGTAATATTTATGAGGCAAGAGAAGGGTGGGATTGCATCAAATCGGCAAGCTAACATCACGTACCGGCTTGAGCCTGATGGAACATCATAAAATTATGCTTCAGCAGCTAAGGGTGCAAAG GATGGCCAGGTGGCTCACAATAAGGAAGCAAAAGGCGCTAGCAACATATTGGGGAAGGACCATGATAAATATCTGAGAAACCCGTGTTCTGTCGTGGGAAAATTTGTCATTATTGAGCTGGCAGAGGAAACTCTCGTCGACACAGTCAAAATTGCAAATTTGGAACATTATTCCTCGAACTTCAAGGAATTTGAGTTGTCCAGGAGTTTGTTTTATCCCACTGAGACATGGCCCCCAATAGGAAAATTTGTTGCTGCAAATGCAAAGAATGCTCAAAGCTTTAAGCTTCCCGAACCCAAATGGGTAAGGTAGTTA ATTAAGTTGAATTTATCATGAAGTCATTACGGGTCGGAGTTTTATTGCACATTGAGTGTTGTGGAGGTATATGGCGTTGATGCAATCGAGCGGATGCTTGAAGATCTCATAGTGGCTTCCGAGCAATCTGCAACTGTTAAATTACCTGACCCTAATTCAACTGTGTTGCCTTCTTCAATACCAGAATCAGAAATAAGTGAACAGAAAATAGATGGTGAAGTTCAAAAGGCAGTTCATACTTCCAGTCAAGGGATCGAAGGCATCGACGAACCACAGAAGCCTAACTTGCACCTCAAGAGTCCTGTCACTAGCAACATCCCATATCCTGTAATGGAAATTAGACAACAGCCAAATGGAAGAATTCACGGTGATGCAGCACTAAAGATCTTAATGCAGAAAGTGAGGTCACTTGAGATAAACTTATCAGTCCTGGAGGAATACATCAAGGAACTGAACGAAGACAAGGGGACGTAG